Proteins from a genomic interval of Oreochromis aureus strain Israel breed Guangdong linkage group 6, ZZ_aureus, whole genome shotgun sequence:
- the LOC116333177 gene encoding perforin-1-like produces MAKLWELLLLCWAWSPLCLPSSVSFIGTPQECEKAHFVPGYNLGGEGFDIVTMERKGAYVIDTETWKIGNGTCKMYRNSYMNGEKQKVPVAVVDWRTLPKCSLKVSSVVYDSVETLVNDSTSSVSNNWKIGLDIPVDPSVTVGVGFGGSHSRDSTFAMKKSKQDHYTFLHHSINCHYYGYRVATSPPLSQEFKLAVDSIPPYSSKTAPLYHNLIDTYGTHYITQVSLGGEIKATTAVRTCMATMNGLTDTDVSDCLSVEASASFANSARIKAEYEHCQRKKKKLGSNQSFSSSFNERHTEAIGGDIDGGDILFVGQSDPSVYKNWLISLKTIPDVVQYNLKPLHIILPLNHPAWAGLKQEVEQYIKKNAVLKKCSETCKIGHRSNVRDPCACVCNSNQNVKSNCCPAGKGLATLKVFKLYAEGLYGDRWTKTDGSVEVTYGDQKKRTDIISNNDNPKWRETFEFGTITINMKDKLTFAVYDEDTYWNSDLLGECSFDLRAGKVSDSCMLNHGTFFFSYIVECAPSLSGNQCQEYIPSPMSPSLAEIFHTRNGVLLGEIGNKYEKPVNV; encoded by the exons ATGGCAAAGCTGTGGGAACTCCTGCTCCTGTGTTGGGCATGGAGTCCCTTGTGCCTTCCATCCAGTGTGAGCTTCATTGGTACACCACAGGAGTGTGAAAAGGCTCACTTTGTCCCTGGTTACAACTTGGGTGGCGAAGGCTTTGACATTGTGACGATGGAGAGAAAAGGTGCCTATGTGATTGACACTGAAACATGGAAGATTGGAAATGGTACCTGTAAGATGTACCGTAACAGTTACATGAATGGAGAGAAGCAGAAGGTCCCTGTTGCTGTGGTGGACTGGAGAACCCTGCCCAAGTGCAGTTTGAAGGTCTCCAGTGTGGTCTATGATTCTGTTGAAACTCTTGTCAATGACTCGACATCATCTGTATCCAACAACTGGAAAATTGGCCTTGACATTCCGGTAGATCCTTCAGTAACGGTTGGGGTTGGCTTTGGAGGTTCTCACTCAAGAGACTCTACCTTTGCCatgaaaaagtcaaaacaagACCACTACACCTTCTTACACCATTCTATCAACTGTCATTACTATGG CTACAGAGTGGCAACAAGTCCTCCATTGAGTCAAGAATTCAAGTTGGCTGTGGACTCCATTCCCCCTTATTCCTCTAAAACTGCGCCCTTATATCACAATCTGATTGACACTTATGGAACACATTACATCACACAAGTGTCTCTTGGAGGTGAAATTAAAGCAACCACTGCTGTCAGGACCTGCATGGCTACAATGAATGGACTAACAGATACTGATGTTAGTGACTGTTTGTCAGTTGAAGCTTCAGCTTCTTTTGCAAATTCTGCCCGTATTAAAGCAGAGTATGAACActgtcaaagaaagaaaaagaagttagGGTCTAATCAAAGTTTCAGCAGTTCATTTAATGAGCGACACACAGAAGCCATTGGTGGAGATATTGATGGAGGTGATATCCTCTTTGTAGGCCAATCTGACCCCTCGGTCTATAAAAACTGGCTCATTTCTCTTAAAACTATCCCTGATGTGGTCCAATACAACTTAAAGCCCCTACACATCATACTGCCATTAAATCATCCTGCATGGGCGGGACTGAAGCAAGAAGTGGAGCAGTACATTAAGAAAAATGCAGTGCTGAAGAAATGTTCAGAAACCTGTAAGATTGGGCACCGATCAAACGTAAGAGATCCTTGTGCTTGTGTCTGCAACAGTAACCAGAATGTGAAGTCAAACTGCTGTCCTGCTGGGAAAGGTCTTGCAACCCTAAAGGTGTTCAAACTTTATGCAGAGGGTCTGTATGGTGACAGGTGGACTAAGACAGATGGTTCAGTGGAGGTGACATATGGTGATCAGAAAAAGCGCACTGATATTATAAGTAATAATGACAACCCTAAATGGAGAGAAACATTTGAGTTTGGaaccatcaccatcaacatgAAAGACAAACTTACATTTGCTGTGTATGATGAGGACACTTACTGGAACAGTGATCTGTTAGGCGAGTGTTCATTTGATCTGCGAGCAGGGAAGGTGAGCGACAGCTGCATGCTGAATCATGGGACCTTCTTCTTTTCCTACATCGTAGAGTGTGCACCAAGTCTTAGTGGGAACCAGTGTCAGGAGTATATCCCCTCGCCCATGAGTCCTTCTTTGGCTGAAATTTTCCACACCAGAAATGGGGTTCTTCTTGGAGAGATTGGGAATAAGTATGAGAAGCCAGTAAATGTGTGA
- the LOC116333133 gene encoding perforin-1-like yields the protein MKSSLLHQYFSILQMTEATGLSWLSTVRMARLWHLLLLCWAWSPLCLPSSVSFIGTPQECEKAHFVPGYNLGGEGFDIVTMERKGAYVIDTETWKIGNGTCKMYRNRYMNREKQKVPVAVVDWRTLPKCSLKVSSVVYDSVETLVNDSTSSVSNNWKIGLDIPVDPSVTVGVGFGGSHSRDSTFAMKKSKQDRYTFLHHSINCHYYGYRLATSPPLSLELKSAVDSIPPYSSKTAPLYHNLIDTYGTHYITQVSLGGEIKATTAVRTCMATMNGLTDTDVSDCLSVEASATFANSARIKAEYEHCQRKKKKLGSNQSFSSSFNERHTEAIGGDIDGGDILFVGQSDPSVYKNWLISLKTIPDVVQYNLKPLHTILPLNHRARAGLKQEVEQYIKKNAVLKKCSETCKIGHRSNVRDPCACVCNSNQNVKSNCCPAGKGFATLKVFKLYAEGLYGDDWSQTDGSVEVTYGDQRKRTDIISNDDNPKWRETFEFGTITINMKDKLTFAVYDEDTYWNSDLLGECSFDLRAGKVSDSCMLNHGTFFFSYIVECAPSLSGNQCQEYIPSPMSPSLAEVFHTRNGVLLGEIGNKYEKPVSV from the exons ATGAAGTCTTCACTTCTACATCAGTACTTTAGCATACTTCAGATGACAGAAGCTACTGGTCTGAGCTGGCTGTCAACTGTCAGG ATGGCAAGGCTGTGGCACCTCCTGCTCCTGTGTTGGGCATGGAGTCCCTTGTGCCTTCCATCCAGTGTGAGCTTCATTGGTACACCACAGGAGTGTGAAAAGGCTCACTTTGTCCCTGGTTACAACTTGGGTGGCGAAGGCTTTGACATTGTGACGATGGAGAGAAAAGGTGCCTATGTGATCGACACTGAAACATGGAAGATTGGAAATGGTACCTGTAAGATGTACCGTAACCGTTACATGAATAGAGAGAAGCAGAAGGTCCCTGTTGCTGTGGTGGACTGGAGAACCCTGCCCAAGTGCAGTTTGAAGGTCTCCAGTGTGGTCTATGATTCTGTTGAAACTCTTGTCAATGACTCAACATCATCTGTATCCAACAACTGGAAAATTGGCCTTGACATCCCGGTAGATCCTTCAGTAACGGTTGGGGTTGGCTTTGGAGGTTCCCACTCAAGAGACTCTACCTTTGCTatgaaaaagtcaaaacaagACCGCTACACTTTCTTACACCATTCTATCAACTGTCATTACTATGG CTACAGACTGGCAACAAGTCCTCCATTGAGTCTGGAATTAAAGTCGGCTGTGGACTCCATTCCCCCTTATTCCTCTAAAACTGCGCCCTTATATCACAATCTGATTGACACTTATGGAACACATTACATCACACAAGTGTCTCTTGGAGGTGAAATTAAAGCAACCACTGCTGTCAGGACCTGCATGGCTACAATGAATGGACTAACAGATACTGATGTTAGTGACTGTTTGTCAGTTGAAGCTTCAGCTACTTTTGCAAATTCTGCCCGTATTAAAGCAGAGTATGAACACtgtcagagaaagaaaaagaagttggGGTCTAATCAAAGTTTCAGCAGTTCATTTAATGAGCGACACACAGAAGCCATTGGTGGAGATATTGATGGAGGTGATATCCTCTTTGTAGGCCAATCTGACCCCTCGGTCTATAAAAACTGGCTCATTTCTCTTAAAACTATCCCTGATGTGGTCCAATACAACTTAAAGCCCCTACACACCATACTGCCATTAAATCATCGTGCCAGGGCGGGACTGAAGCAAGAAGTGGAGCAGTACATTAAGAAAAATGCAGTGCTGAAGAAATGTTCAGAAACCTGTAAGATTGGGCACCGATCAAACGTAAGAGATCCTTGTGCTTGTGTCTGCAACAGTAACCAGAATGTGAAGTCAAACTGCTGTCCTGCTGGGAAAGGTTTTGCAACCTTAAAGGTGTTCAAACTTTATGCAGAGGGTCTGTACGGTGATGACTGGAGTCAAACAGATGGTTCAGTGGAGGTGACGTATGGTGATCAGAGAAAGCGCACTGATATTATAAGTAATGATGACAACCCTAAATGGAGAGAAACATTTGAGTTTGGaaccatcaccatcaacatgAAAGACAAACTTACATTTGCTGTGTATGATGAGGACACTTACTGGAACAGTGATCTGTTAGGCGAGTGTTCATTTGATCTGCGAGCAGGGAAGGTGAGCGACAGCTGCATGCTGAATCATGGGACCTTCTTCTTTTCCTACATCGTAGAGTGTGCACCAAGTCTTAGTGGAAACCAGTGTCAGGAGTATATCCCCTCGCCCATGAGTCCGTCTTTGGCTGAGGTTTTCCACACCAGAAATGGGGTTCTTCTTGGAGAGATTGGGAATAAGTATGAGAAGCCAGTAAGTGTGTGA